The window AGTAGAGGGAATGGTCACGGCATCGGAATAAGCCATTCCTGTTTTGAGAAAACTTAATTTGTTTTTATAGAAACATTTTTCAGGCTCGATGAATCCTTTGGGTAGCAAGGCTTTTTCCAGAACCGATTTATCGAATAATCCCGTTTCAGCCATATCGTTGATCGAATAGACTATAATTGTTTTCTTGAAGAAATTATCCTTTTCCTGTTCATGACGTATTATCAAGGGCAAAATACCGGTTGCCCAACCGCAGCAGTGGACGATGTCCGGTTGCCAGCCAAGCGTTTTAAGCGTTTCAATTGCCGTGCGAGCCAGGAAAATAAACCGTTCATCATTGTCCTTGAAAAATTGTCCGGTGCGACGATCACGGTAAAGATCGGCCCGTTTAAAGTATTTATCGAGATCGGCGAAATAAATCTGTGTTTTACTTTCCGGAAGAAATCCGGATTTGACGGAAACGGGAATCTCGCCATGATGCATCGGGACGGGAATTTCTTTCATCCGGATAATATCCCGAATAATATATTTGCGCTCGTTGATCAGGCTGTATTTCGGCATGATCACACGAACTTCATGGCCTTGCATTTGCAAGTAAGTCGGCAGGGCGCCGGCAAATTCTCCGCCACGTCCTCCTTTGACAAACGGATAGATTTCGGACGAAACAAAAAATATTTTCGCTTTTTTCATACAGCGCTCCGTTTTGCCGTCTCTTAAACGTCCGTTAATTTAACTTGTCGTAAATATTCCGCAGCCTGTTCCGGCGGCGTAGGGTTAATATAAAATCCACTGCCCCATTCAAATCCCGCTACTTTCGTCAATTTGGGAGTAATTTCAATATGCCAATGATACGGTGAATCGGTTTTTGCGTTGATGGGCGACGTATGAATTACATAATTGTAAGGTGGATGATCCAGTGCCCGACCCAACCGAGTCAACGTTTCTTTGAATAATTCCGCCAGATGCATATAACGCTCATTGGATTCTTCTTCAAAATGAGACTGATGTTGTTTTGGCAAAATCCATAATTCAAAAGGAAAGCAAGAAGCGAACGGCGCAAGGGTGATGAAATGTTCATTTTCTAAAACGATGCGTTTGCGGTCTTGCAATTCCTGCCGTATCATATCGCAATAAATGCAACGTTCTTTCAGGTCGTAGTGTTTCTGAACACCCTGAAGTTCTTCCATGACAATTTTGGGAACGACCGGCGTTGCAATCAATTGCGAATGAGTGTGTTCTACGGTAGCGCCGGCAGCCGAGCCGTGATTTTTAAAAATTAAAATGTATTTAAACCGAATATCTTTTTGCAAATCCTGTATCCGATCACGATACGCCCATAAAATACGTTCAAACTCTTTAACATCAAGGTCGGTAAGATCACGCTGATGATCCGGTGTTTCAATAATGACTTCGTGTGCACCCAATCCATTCATCAGATCGAACATGCCTTCGCCTCGGGGATTGAGTTCGCCCTCGATCTGAAGCGCGGGAAATTTGTTGGGAACTACGCGCAGGAGCCAGCCGGACTGGTTGGCATCGCCGTTGTGCCGGTATGCCAGCACTTCACGGGGAGTGTTGTGTTCTTGACCTTCACAGAAAGGACATAAATTGCCCTTCCTTTTTTTGTCATCCGGAGGAAAATCAGACGGCCTTTTACCGCGCTCTTCGGAGATAATCACCCAACGGCTTACAATCGGATCCTTTCGCAGTTCAGACATCAGTTCCTCTCAGAAAGCGTATTGCGTAACAACTATGTGAATTGGTCATAATTTTGATTAAGACGGGCAAAATATAGAAATTTTTTGAATGAAAGACAAATGGAAATTATTACCGACTCAGTAAATATGGGTATTGCGATAGGATCAATTCAGAAGTAAATCGGTCTTTTCAATAAAAAACTTGCGTCTAAGGCAAAATTAATATATGTTTAAGCAATTATCCCACATAAACTTAATCAATCCCATTTTTCCTTGGAATACTGAAAGCGAGTGAGGAGTTGCATCTATGGAAGGCATTCAGACTACTATCAAGTTCACAGGGCCTAGTGACAGTATCGGCGTGATCAAAGTTGGCGGTTATATCGACACGACGACATCCTCTGAACTTGAACGTGCGCTGGCCTCGTTATTGAAGAAAAACCAATATCGCA is drawn from bacterium and contains these coding sequences:
- the galT gene encoding galactose-1-phosphate uridylyltransferase, producing the protein MSELRKDPIVSRWVIISEERGKRPSDFPPDDKKRKGNLCPFCEGQEHNTPREVLAYRHNGDANQSGWLLRVVPNKFPALQIEGELNPRGEGMFDLMNGLGAHEVIIETPDHQRDLTDLDVKEFERILWAYRDRIQDLQKDIRFKYILIFKNHGSAAGATVEHTHSQLIATPVVPKIVMEELQGVQKHYDLKERCIYCDMIRQELQDRKRIVLENEHFITLAPFASCFPFELWILPKQHQSHFEEESNERYMHLAELFKETLTRLGRALDHPPYNYVIHTSPINAKTDSPYHWHIEITPKLTKVAGFEWGSGFYINPTPPEQAAEYLRQVKLTDV